The sequence gaggggcggACTGAGCTGCTCCCCTCGACGTCCCTTTAGGGCAGGGGGACTCGGTGCCATGGTAGGGAGCGCCTGTGTCAAGCAGCAAAGCCCCCTAATGTCGAGAGTCTCCTCCAGGGCCTGTCATGGCATCTTCCCGGCCAGCAACATGTGTGCAGCCACCGAGGTACGCCCCGACCACTCCCATCTGTGCCCATCATGGACTCCCCATAGCACGAGCGAACAGCCAGCCCTGTTTATTTATAGGCTTTTTCAGGAAAAGCTAGCAGGGCAGCGCTAAGACAGGAAACCCAGTCCACATTTCAGGGTTTCCTTAAAACAGGCTTCTAAGAgtcgtatctttttttttttttttccagaaaacaaaaacaaaaacaaaaacttttttgcCAAAACGCCTCCTCAATAAACAACATGTAAACAGAAACAACTGCTTCAGTCTCTACAAACATCTCATTGTGGCTTCAAGGGCTTGTCTGTGGCAGCCAGCAGGGAGGGTGGGCAGGGGCTATTCTCCTCCTCTTCAGGGGCATCCTGGGGGTAGACCACGAAACACAGCTCCTGGCCCCAGCGTGTCATGGACTCTGAGGACAGACAGATGGACCTTGGGGCCTGACCTCTCGGGATAGGGGTGACCCCCAGCTCCGGACACCTCCCCTCGGGCAGGGGTCCTCAGGGAGCTGTTCCGTCGGTACACATGGTTCTGGAAACTTTGGGTACATCTTGGGAAGAGACATGTGGCCGCAGCTGGGCCCTGTGTTCCCACCTCAGCTGCTAGGACACCCTGCTCTGGGGTGAGCCTCTAAGAAGGAGGTCCCGTTTCCAGGCCCCGGCCCTCTGTGCCGGGTGACCTGCGGCTGCCCGGCTCACCTGTGAGTCTGTGCACACACTTTGGTTTGCTTCTCCAATACACTCCCAGAAAGAAAATGGGCACCCCCGTAAGAATGATGATGATGCCGACCCCACAGACCATAGGCTCGGAGATGAAGCTGAAGACCAGCAGGAAGGCCCAGAAGACCAAGTATGCCACGGGGATGAGAAGGTTCACCTGGGGAAGGGGGAGCAGAAACACCGATGGTGCAGGACCCCCAGCTGTCTGTACCCCTGACCCCTGAGGGTCTGGGGAgttttcctcccttccctgggAGCTGAAGCCTGAACGGCAATTGCACCCACCTACCCCTCCTCTTGGCGACAGCCCAGTGTGTCTGAGGCCAGTTCATGCGTCAGGCTGTTGGCCagttttgctgaggatttttcaAAGTCTCAGCGGCACCGAGTTCCACACAGCAGTTGTGTGTGGACTTGACGCTTGCACTTGGCCGGAGGTCAGTGATTTTTGGGTGTTTCACATTTCAGGCACCGAGCACTTCTCCATATAAGGATTTATACACACACTGGGGGGGCTTTGCTTTTAGCTCAGGCTATGGTCTTCTGTTTTTCTGGGGGCCCGTGGAATCCTGGCAGCCTTTGTGACCTTGAACAGTTCCCgtctcattttctttaatttttatttatttatttttttagagacagggtctccctctgtcacccaggttggagtgcagtggccctaggaccgctcactgcagcctcgacctcccaggctcaagcaatcctcccacttgagcctcccaagtagctgggaccacaggtgcgcaccaccacaccaggctaatcctttcatttttaatttttttgcagagaggaagtctcgctatgttgcccaggctggtctgaaactcctgggctccagcaatcctcccacctcagcctcccaaagtgctgggataggcatgagcccctgcacccagtcctgagcctcattttccccatctgtacaCTGGGAGCATTCACAGCTCTGTCCTCATGGGGCTGCTATGAGGAGTGGATGCCTCAGTGCACAGAGGGCCCTGAGCAGGGCCCAACACTCCACAAAAGCTGGCACCTCCCATCCCACCTGCCTCTGGTGCCCACTGTGGATACAGGGGTGGCTCTGGCAGCACCCAGCACGGGGGCCAGCCGTCCCAGGACCTCACCTTGATGGGCTTGTGGAGCGCAGGCCGCCTCCAGCGCAGAAGCAGCAGGCCCAGGATGGTGACGCCGTAGCAGAGGTAGTTGATGAAGGACACGTAGTTGATGAGCGTGTACGTGTCGCCCACGAGCATGATGATGGCTGTGGCCGCGCACTGGGAGAGGACCTGGGGCTGATGGCCGGCCCCTAGCCTGCCTCCTGTCACCCCTACAGGATGAGCCCTGGCCCCACCCCATACCCCCAACCCGGAATGGCTCACCCCTGCCATTACCCGGAAGGTCCTGCATTGCCGGGTAGCCCTGCCTCCACACCCTGCCTGGCCCAGGTCCCCCAACTTACACAGACGAGGAGGGCGGGGATGGGGGTGCAGTGTCTGACGTGGATCATGGCCAGCAGGCTGGGCAGGTGCCCCTCTCGGGCTCCAGAGAAGCATAGCCTAGTGTTGGGGCAGAGATGGGCACCGGCCACTTCCTGGGTCTCAGCTCTGGACCTGATGTCCCTCTTAAGCTGTCGCCTCTGATCTCCCACTCTGGGCCCAGCAGCCCCACCGGGCAGTTCTTCACCTTGTTCAACCTGCCTCCCTCTTGCTTTCTTTGCCTCTCAGTTGTGATCAGACACTTGTTACTGGTGGGATCATCACCCTAGCTTCAGGCGGATCCCTGCCCCTGACAGGTTTCCCTTCCTCTGGCCCCCCCCCCGCATGACTTGCGCACACCTGTGCCCAACCTTCCCTCCCCATGCCCACGTCTCCCCAGTGTAGTCACCTGGAGTAGGTGAACAGGTAGCCATTGATGCCTCCGAAGGTTGACAGAGCCACAGAGACGGGCATGGCCCAAGAAAAGTAGCCCAGCAGCTTCTCCCCGAAGGTCTGGGTGGGCACAGGAGAGAGGCTGTGTGTGAGGCCGGGGCAGGGGCCTGGGCAGGAGCCAGGGACCGAGCAAGGGCCCACTCACCACAGCCACTGCATTGGAGGAGAGCAGCTCCTGGGGGGACATGGCTGTGAAGTAGGCGATGTTGGTGAAGGTGTACACGAAGGTCACCAGTGGGATGGAGATGAAGATGGCGCGAGGTAGGTTCCTGGGGACAGGCAGTGGAGTGTGTCAGCGTCACCTCCTGAGGGTGCAGGACCCCGGAGACCCAGCCACGGGAGAGGCTGAGAGTCTCCATCTCTTATGTCTGCTGGGGGTGTTGGGGCAGGAAAGGGGGCAGCAGTGCTGCGTGAGACAAGGGGACCCTGCTGTCTGCCCTGCCCCATCCCCACCTGGACACAGGCTGGTAGGatgggagatggggaaggggcCCCATCACATCCTGAGGACACGGTCTGATGTCTGTGCAGAAAGACAAAATTGCATACAGCCAAAATCAGCCTGGAAAATTCCCCAAAATGGCCCCAGAGCCCAGTCCGTAGACCCAGAGTCTTCCTGGAACTCTCCAGTCCCAGCTCGTTCAGCTGCAAAGGTTCACTGTCGAGATCCCTGGCTGAGCATCAGACGCAGTCATTGGCTTCATTCGTAGGGACCATATTGTGTGCATATGCATAATTTTAGGCCAAATGCAAATTTCTGGATCTATTTACAGCAGGATGATGATATTCAGCCTTTCTGAGGCCCTGCAAGGGGCTGTGATGTGTCCATAGCCAGAGAAAACAGGGCCAGGCTAGAATGCAAGCCCCCCGGCTATCTTTCCGGGGCCATTTTTGCAGGGcaacaggcgtgggccaccgagGACCAGCCTGAGCCTCGGGTGGCAGTGGAGCTGAGCGGAGAGGCTGCCTCTCCCACCAGAGGGCCTGGATGCTTCCCAGGGCCTGGTTGGGGGCCCCACTCACTTTCGGGCGTCAACCATCTCCTCAGTGACATAGTTGAGGAAGTTCCAGCCACTGAAGGCGAAGGAGCCTTGGAGGAAGGCCAGGGCCAGGTGTCCCACGGAGGGCGTCATCCAGAAAGCAAAGGCATTGCTGGGCCTCAGCTCCTCGAAGTGTCCTGGAGGCCCAGAAGTCGGGGGTCAGCACTATCTCCCCAGCCCGGCCCTCACCCCCACTCGGCCCTACCTTGGAAGATCTGGAGAAGGCCCATGCCGATGATGAGCGACAAGGCCAGCAGCTTCCCGCCTGTGAACATGTCCTGGATGCGCGTGGCCCAGCGCACGCTGGAGCTGTTCACCCACGTCAGGAGCACTGCGGAGGGAAGTGGGGGGTGGGCGCTGAGGCCAGGACCTTTTACATTGGACCATGGCCAAGTCCAGCCCAGGTGGCCTGAGAATGGCACCCCCTCCAGCAGCTGGAATGCAAGAACCCCAGGTCCAAAGGGAAATCTCACCCCTCTATCCTCCCACTCAGGACAGGGTGGGGCCAGGCAGGCGGCTGATCTGGGGACAGCGGCCCAAGGGGGACACTTACTCAGGCAGGCCATGGACAGCACCCGGGAGGCTGTGGTAGGGGGGATGCAGTTGGGGAACACGGGCTGCAGCACGTAGTTGGAGAAAGTCATGGAGATGACAGCCAGGCTGGTGGGGTACATGATGAGAAAGGCGCTCCAGAGCAGCAGAAAGCTGGAAGGAGCGGGGGCGGGAGTGGCTCAGGCAGCCCAAAGCCCTTCCCAGCCAACCCGGCCCTGATGTGTGCAGCAGGGCTGCCCTGGGCCCAGCACCCGGGGGCTGGCGAGGCTGCCAGAGGCTGGCACCAGTCCAGGGAGGCAGGGTTGACCTTGTTAAGGTCTGGCTGCATTGATAGACTGTTTTAACAGAGAAGGTGTTACACGTACTTAAACATTGACAGTGTTGTTGTGGGGCAGGCGCTGGGAACAACATGGGCACCAAACACtcgcttttcttttcttttctttttttgagacggagtctcgctctgttgcccaggctggagtgcagtggcatgatctcggctcattgcaacctccgcctcccgggttcacgtcattctcctgcctcagcctcagtgggaccacaggcgcccgccaccacgcccagctaatattttatatttttagtagaggcggggtttcaccgtgttagccaggatggtctcctcctgaccttgtgatccgcctgcctcggcctcccaaagtgctgggattacaggcatgagccactgcgcccggccaccaaACACTTTTCTAATGACAACTAGGCTCCCCATGGGATGCAGGCTGTTTCCTGAGCCAGGGTCTCTGTCCCTAGACCTCTCAGCTTCAGCCCTGGCTCTCGCAGAGTACTGTGGCTGAAGATGGGTGACTCCGAGCTGTGTCCCCCTGAGGGAGACCTATGGGGTGCAGAGACTAGACCTCACCAAGAGCCCTGGCTGGGCATGGAGAGTGATGGATGCCCCTTTTACCTAAATCTTGCCTCTGCAGGGTACCCAGGCTGTGAGTCTGACATGTTCTCAGGGGCTCTCCTGCACCCAGGGGTGGGTCTGCCCTTGGGGGTGGTCCTAGCCCCTGGCCAGCCCTCCAGGGAGAGGACTGCCTCATCGGGGACATCAGCCATCTCTGGATCACCTGCCCCTTGCTCTGCACAACCATCCCCGCTCGGCTTCTGGGACATCCTAGCTCCCTGGCCCTCCTCCCCTGCCAGGCATCCCCTCTGCCCACCCCCTCCATGTTCTGTGCCCAGGGATGAGGTCCtggccctcttctctctcccGAATGTCCTCTCCAGGCCTGAAGCATGATTATTCTGCTTTCTTGGGTCCCAGCCCCTTTGAGGACCCTCTCCCCAGAGGAGAGTGCCAGAGACGCACCCAGAGTGGCATGCAAGCCCTGGCAGGTCCCCCCATGCAAGGCTGCCCAGTTAAGGACCCCTGGCTCATATCCCTCAGAACCAAACTTTGTAAATTTCAGCCCAGACTTTTCCTCTGAGCTCCAGACCATCTAGGAGCCTCTCAGTAGGGAAGTGGGTGCCACTCTGGCTGCACCCACCTCTCCCAAGCTGGCTGCCCAGTCCTCTCGAATCAGGCTCCTAAATGATTTAAATCTGCCTGTACCTTTGCGGCTCTTGCCACAATGCAGCTGAACAAATACAACAGCTTCAATCCCCCGATGCTCTCCAAGCTCCGGTACCTGCCGCAAACCCAACCTGACCTCACCTCTAGCTACAGCAGACTCCCTGCGCTCGTCTGGGCCACCACACCCTCTGTTCACACTTCCCCAGTCCTGGGATGCTTTCCTCACTGGTCAGCTAGGCCAGGCGGGGAAAATTCTCTTCCTCCCAGCCTCCGGGCAAGCATTGCTTTCCTGGGAGTTCTCCCTAGGTGGCGCACACCATTCTCTTTGCTGTGTGGCTGCTGCCTCTTGCACACACTCTCAAAGCAAGGCTCCTCCAGGCCTTAATCCCATTTAAGGGGCTGCTTCCTCTCTGTTCTGTGAGCAGCTTGAGTACAGTGACAGGCATTTCTATCACTGCCTCTCCACCCCCAGGCtcacagtaggtgctcagcaaatgttCCCTGGTGAATGAAGGAAGGATAGCAGAGTGCTATGGAAAGGAGAcctctggccgggcgcggcagctcactcttgtaatcctagcacttgggaggctgaggtgggtggatcacctgaggtcaggagttcaagaccaacctggccaacatggtgaaacccggtctctactaaaaatacaaaaaaattagccaggcacggtggcgggcgcctataatcccagctactcgggaggctgaggcaggagaatcacttgaactcggaaggcagaggttacagtgagctgagatcatgccactgcactccagcctgggcaacagagcaagactctgtctcaaaaaaaaaaaaagggggcaccTCATGCAGGGTATATGATAAGAATATCACACTTCCCTCCTTGCTCCTCATGCAACATATGGGTTTACCAAAAACAAGGCCCCTCCTCGCCTGGGCACTCATGTTACCTAGGGGTTTCAGACAGTAAGCATCCCCTCTCCTTGAGTATAAGGCAGGGGGTGGGGTTCAGAGGGACCTCTATTTTAAAGGAGATTCAGAGACGCCCAGAGGCCTATAGGAGTGCCCAACACACatcagtggggtggggtgggcctcagttccacctgccttggcctcagaaGGCTGTGCAGCACCCGCACACCCTTCTCTCCATCCATCCCCACGACCTCCCTAGGAAGCCGGAAGCAGGAGTGGAAACGGACGCCAGGGCTCATTTGGCCATCCCGTTTCTGAGAGGGTGTGTACCCGCTGGTGCCCCACACTCACCCAGCCAGGCCCCCGAAGATCTCTGTGACGTAGGCGTAGTCCCCGCCGGACTTGGGGATGGCGACTCCCAGCTCTGCATAGCAGAGGGAGCCCAGAGCTGTCACGCCCCCACCCAGGACCCAGACGAACAGGGCCAGACCTACGGAGCCCGAGTGCTCCAGGACCCCCTTGGGCGAGATGAAGATGCCCGAGCCGATGATGTTCCCTGTTGGGGGAGAGATGGGGAGGCATCAGGCCTGGGGTCCCCTTCACAGCCTGGCCTTCCGTGTGGGGATCTGCCTGCTGCCAGGAGGAAGAGAGCCCAGggtgcttcctggaggaggaggaggcaggaagtgGGCTGGAGGTGTGGAATGCCACTGGCCCCCAAGCCTGGCAAGTGCCATTCTGGGCTTATTATCTGCCCCTTCCTCAGTCCCTGACATGGGAAATGGCACCTCATCCAGCTGGCCAGGCCCCTCTGCCAGAGACGGGCCTCATCTGACTTCCTCAGCCCTCCGTTGCCCCTGTGAGGCGGGGCCAGCAAAGTGAGGAGGCTGAACTACCTGTGTGATGGCAGACGGTGGCTCTCCAGGCACCCCACAAGGCCCATGCTCAACCCTCACGTCTACTCAGAGCCCCAGGCGTATCAGCCTGCAGCCACTTGTCCTGCCTCCAGGCCGCTGGCCAGAGCTGGCCCCTAACATAGGACTTCAACCACTCTCCTGCCGCTTTCCCACCGGCCAAAGTCCAAACTCATGGAGTGGCTCAGGAAGTagcacctcctccatgaagccctcTTTGACCACATCAGGTTTgggcttctcttcctccttcagtttcctctcctctcctctcatctttctttccttttcttccttccacttcctggattcaagcaattctgccgcctcagcctctcccaagtagtaggattacaggcgtgagccaccacgcctggctaatattttttgtattttttttagtagagacggggtttcaccatgttgatcaggctggtctcaaactcctgacctcaagtgatccacccgcctcggcctcccaaagtgctgggattataggcgtgaaccactgtgctcggccttctttctttcattcagacagggtctcgctctgccaccctggctgggtgcagtggtgcgatcatagctcactgcagcctgggactcctgggctcaagaggttctcccacctcagtctccctagtagctgggactccaggtgtattaccacacccagccttttttctttttttcttttttttaactttttgtagagacagggtctcattatattgcccagcctggtctccaactcctgggctcaagtggcccTCCCtgcttgacttcccaaagtgctagaattacaggtgagtgccaccacacctggctaattaaaaaaaaactgtagactTGAGGGGTTCcgctatgttgccgaggctggtctcgaactcctgggctcaatcgactacccactttggcctcccagagtgcagggattacaggcgagagctactgtgcctggcccctctgCTTTCTGACATGATGGGAAACGTTCAGAGGGGCCAGCTGTGGTCTGTAGAACGGGTTCCCAGGATGAGCAAGACTCGGAGTGCCTGCTGAGCCCTGAGCTCCGCAAAGAGGGACAATGTTCTGGGTTATATGGATCTCACCACCTGTGGACATGAATCAGGTAACCTCACTGGAGATCTGTACTAGGGCCTGTCCAAGAAGAAATAAACCCGGAACCTCGGGCGCTATGAACAAACAGCCCTGGTAGCACCTGCGGCTCGGCCTCTATGCAGTAGCCACACCAGACCAGGTCCTGAGAGGACGGGTCCATCTCCTTCAGAGCGGAGCCCGCCTCCTCCACCTGCCGGGCCCACAGGGGGCTGGATAAGGACACGGTTGTAGCCGCCAATTTGTATTCACTCCTTGTCCACGGTGCTCCCCCaccgcccccccgc comes from Macaca fascicularis isolate 582-1 chromosome 19, T2T-MFA8v1.1 and encodes:
- the SLC7A10 gene encoding asc-type amino acid transporter 1 isoform X1, whose product is MAGHTQQPSEHGNPSPAPSPSPVPGPVPGASERVALKKEIGLLSACTIIIGNIIGSGIFISPKGVLEHSGSVGLALFVWVLGGGVTALGSLCYAELGVAIPKSGGDYAYVTEIFGGLAGFLLLWSAFLIMYPTSLAVISMTFSNYVLQPVFPNCIPPTTASRVLSMACLMLLTWVNSSSVRWATRIQDMFTGGKLLALSLIIGMGLLQIFQGHFEELRPSNAFAFWMTPSVGHLALAFLQGSFAFSGWNFLNYVTEEMVDARKNLPRAIFISIPLVTFVYTFTNIAYFTAMSPQELLSSNAVAVTFGEKLLGYFSWAMPVSVALSTFGGINGYLFTYSRLCFSGAREGHLPSLLAMIHVRHCTPIPALLVCCAATAIIMLVGDTYTLINYVSFINYLCYGVTILGLLLLRWRRPALHKPIKVNLLIPVAYLVFWAFLLVFSFISEPMVCGVGIIIILTGVPIFFLGVYWRSKPKCVHRLTESMTRWGQELCFVVYPQDAPEEEENSPCPPSLLAATDKPLKPQ
- the SLC7A10 gene encoding asc-type amino acid transporter 1 isoform X3 yields the protein MRPPVGAVPTARAVSSPTDKRTGGRPDRRGSAGSGNAAGQRHGRPHAAAERAREPQPCALALPGPRPRPRRLGTSGAQEGDRAAERLHHHHRFLLLWSAFLIMYPTSLAVISMTFSNYVLQPVFPNCIPPTTASRVLSMACLMLLTWVNSSSVRWATRIQDMFTGGKLLALSLIIGMGLLQIFQGHFEELRPSNAFAFWMTPSVGHLALAFLQGSFAFSGWNFLNYVTEEMVDARKNLPRAIFISIPLVTFVYTFTNIAYFTAMSPQELLSSNAVAVTFGEKLLGYFSWAMPVSVALSTFGGINGYLFTYSRLCFSGAREGHLPSLLAMIHVRHCTPIPALLVCCAATAIIMLVGDTYTLINYVSFINYLCYGVTILGLLLLRWRRPALHKPIKVNLLIPVAYLVFWAFLLVFSFISEPMVCGVGIIIILTGVPIFFLGVYWRSKPKCVHRLTESMTRWGQELCFVVYPQDAPEEEENSPCPPSLLAATDKPLKPQ
- the SLC7A10 gene encoding asc-type amino acid transporter 1 isoform X4, with the translated sequence MSLRRWLTPENIRPCPQDVMGPLPHLPSYQPVSRNLPRAIFISIPLVTFVYTFTNIAYFTAMSPQELLSSNAVAVTFGEKLLGYFSWAMPVSVALSTFGGINGYLFTYSRLCFSGAREGHLPSLLAMIHVRHCTPIPALLVCCAATAIIMLVGDTYTLINYVSFINYLCYGVTILGLLLLRWRRPALHKPIKVNLLIPVAYLVFWAFLLVFSFISEPMVCGVGIIIILTGVPIFFLGVYWRSKPKCVHRLTESMTRWGQELCFVVYPQDAPEEEENSPCPPSLLAATDKPLKPQ
- the SLC7A10 gene encoding asc-type amino acid transporter 1 isoform X2, translated to MAGHTQQPSEHGNPSPAPSPSPVPGPVPGASERVALKKEIGLLSACTIIIGNIIGSGIFISPKGVLEHSGSVGLALFVWVLGGGVTALGSLCYAELGVAIPKSGGDYAYVTEIFGGLAGFLLLWSAFLIMYPTSLAVISMTFSNYVLQPVFPNCIPPTTASRVLSMACLMLLTWVNSSSVRWATRIQDMFTGGKLLALSLIIGMGLLQIFQGHFEELRPSNAFAFWMTPSVGHLALAFLQGSFAFSGWNFLNYVTEEMVDARKHQTVSSGCDGAPSPSPILPACVQEPTSRHLHLHPTGDLRVHLHQHRLLHSHVPPGAALLQCSGCDLRGEAAGLLFLGHARLCGSVNLRRHQWLPVHLLQAMLLWSPRGAPAQPAGHDPRQTLHPHPRPPRLLRGHSHHHARGRHVHAHQLRVLHQLPLLRRHHPGPAASALEAACAPQAHQGEPSHPRGILGLLGLPAGLQLHLRAYGLWGRHHHHSYGGAHFLSGSVLEKQTKVCAQTHRVHDTLGPGAVFRGLPPGCP